In a single window of the Prinia subflava isolate CZ2003 ecotype Zambia chromosome 3, Cam_Psub_1.2, whole genome shotgun sequence genome:
- the VGLL3 gene encoding transcription cofactor vestigial-like protein 3 isoform X5: MNPWRSEEWLIQKKLAVYNKMQESLEVTLPSKQEEDEKDQPAEMEYLNSRCVLFTYFQGDIGSVVDEHFSRALSQASSFSSDTALPKSKAGLNPLWRESSTISSQRSGFPTSFWTSSYQPPPPPCLSGVHPDFPVTAPGTFPTAEPGSWPGHGLHQSAAPAAPAASEPWPYPLAPQVSPPYAHVHDVYVHHRHHPHVPAGPAHDPRYGSLLVPAVRAARIPAPQGDGTKADPASATSAWAGAFHGTLDIVPSFGFDAGLQHQDKSKETAWF; encoded by the exons ATGAATCCCTGGCGGTCTGAGGAGTGGCTGATACAG AAGAAGTTAGCTGTGTACAACAAGATGCAGGAGTCTCTGGAAGTGACCCTCCCCAGCAAGCAAGAGGAGGATGAGAAAGACCAGCCTGCCGAGATGGAGTACCTGAACTCTCGCTGTGTCCTGTTCACTTACTTCCAGGGGGACATTGGTTCAGTGGTGGATGAACACTTCTCGAGAGCCTTGAGCCAAGCCAGTAGCTTCAGTTCAGACACTGCCCTTCCCAAGAGCAAGGCAGGGCTGAATCCTCTGTGGAGAG AAAGCTCAACAATTTCAAGCCAAAGGAGCGGTTTCCCAACCTCATTTTGGACCAGCTCTTAccagcctcctcctccaccctgcTTAAGTGGAGTGCACCCCGATTTCCCCGTGACTGCACCAGGCACCTTCCCCACGGCCGAGCCCGGCAGCTGGCCGGGACACGGCCTTCACCAgagcgccgcgcccgccgcccccgccgcctcTGAGCCGTGGCCCTACCCGCTGGCGCCTCAGGTGAGCCCCCCGTACGCACACGTGCACGACGTGTACGTGCACCACCGCCACCACCCGCACGTgcccgccggcccggcccacGACCCGCGCTACGGCTCGCTGCTGGTGCCGGCGGTGCGCGCCGCCAGgatccctgctccccagggcgACGGGACCAAGGCCGACCCCGCCAGCGCTACCTCAGCCTGGGCCGGAGCCTTCCACGGGACGCTGGACATCGTGCCCAGCTTCGGGTTTGACGCAG
- the VGLL3 gene encoding transcription cofactor vestigial-like protein 3 isoform X2, with amino-acid sequence MSCSDVAMQQPAPAACGAPRYVAAPAAGCAQKLAVYNKMQESLEVTLPSKQEEDEKDQPAEMEYLNSRCVLFTYFQGDIGSVVDEHFSRALSQASSFSSDTALPKSKAGLNPLWRESSTISSQRSGFPTSFWTSSYQPPPPPCLSGVHPDFPVTAPGTFPTAEPGSWPGHGLHQSAAPAAPAASEPWPYPLAPQVSPPYAHVHDVYVHHRHHPHVPAGPAHDPRYGSLLVPAVRAARIPAPQGDGTKADPASATSAWAGAFHGTLDIVPSFGFDAGLQHQDKSKETAWF; translated from the exons ATGAGCTGCTCGGACGTGGCCATGCAGCAGCCCGCCCCGGCGGCATGCGGGGCGCCCCGCTATGTGGCCGCGCCCGCGGCGGGCTGCGCGCAG AAGTTAGCTGTGTACAACAAGATGCAGGAGTCTCTGGAAGTGACCCTCCCCAGCAAGCAAGAGGAGGATGAGAAAGACCAGCCTGCCGAGATGGAGTACCTGAACTCTCGCTGTGTCCTGTTCACTTACTTCCAGGGGGACATTGGTTCAGTGGTGGATGAACACTTCTCGAGAGCCTTGAGCCAAGCCAGTAGCTTCAGTTCAGACACTGCCCTTCCCAAGAGCAAGGCAGGGCTGAATCCTCTGTGGAGAG AAAGCTCAACAATTTCAAGCCAAAGGAGCGGTTTCCCAACCTCATTTTGGACCAGCTCTTAccagcctcctcctccaccctgcTTAAGTGGAGTGCACCCCGATTTCCCCGTGACTGCACCAGGCACCTTCCCCACGGCCGAGCCCGGCAGCTGGCCGGGACACGGCCTTCACCAgagcgccgcgcccgccgcccccgccgcctcTGAGCCGTGGCCCTACCCGCTGGCGCCTCAGGTGAGCCCCCCGTACGCACACGTGCACGACGTGTACGTGCACCACCGCCACCACCCGCACGTgcccgccggcccggcccacGACCCGCGCTACGGCTCGCTGCTGGTGCCGGCGGTGCGCGCCGCCAGgatccctgctccccagggcgACGGGACCAAGGCCGACCCCGCCAGCGCTACCTCAGCCTGGGCCGGAGCCTTCCACGGGACGCTGGACATCGTGCCCAGCTTCGGGTTTGACGCAG
- the VGLL3 gene encoding transcription cofactor vestigial-like protein 3 isoform X1, with product MSCSDVAMQQPAPAACGAPRYVAAPAAGCAQKKLAVYNKMQESLEVTLPSKQEEDEKDQPAEMEYLNSRCVLFTYFQGDIGSVVDEHFSRALSQASSFSSDTALPKSKAGLNPLWRESSTISSQRSGFPTSFWTSSYQPPPPPCLSGVHPDFPVTAPGTFPTAEPGSWPGHGLHQSAAPAAPAASEPWPYPLAPQVSPPYAHVHDVYVHHRHHPHVPAGPAHDPRYGSLLVPAVRAARIPAPQGDGTKADPASATSAWAGAFHGTLDIVPSFGFDAGLQHQDKSKETAWF from the exons ATGAGCTGCTCGGACGTGGCCATGCAGCAGCCCGCCCCGGCGGCATGCGGGGCGCCCCGCTATGTGGCCGCGCCCGCGGCGGGCTGCGCGCAG AAGAAGTTAGCTGTGTACAACAAGATGCAGGAGTCTCTGGAAGTGACCCTCCCCAGCAAGCAAGAGGAGGATGAGAAAGACCAGCCTGCCGAGATGGAGTACCTGAACTCTCGCTGTGTCCTGTTCACTTACTTCCAGGGGGACATTGGTTCAGTGGTGGATGAACACTTCTCGAGAGCCTTGAGCCAAGCCAGTAGCTTCAGTTCAGACACTGCCCTTCCCAAGAGCAAGGCAGGGCTGAATCCTCTGTGGAGAG AAAGCTCAACAATTTCAAGCCAAAGGAGCGGTTTCCCAACCTCATTTTGGACCAGCTCTTAccagcctcctcctccaccctgcTTAAGTGGAGTGCACCCCGATTTCCCCGTGACTGCACCAGGCACCTTCCCCACGGCCGAGCCCGGCAGCTGGCCGGGACACGGCCTTCACCAgagcgccgcgcccgccgcccccgccgcctcTGAGCCGTGGCCCTACCCGCTGGCGCCTCAGGTGAGCCCCCCGTACGCACACGTGCACGACGTGTACGTGCACCACCGCCACCACCCGCACGTgcccgccggcccggcccacGACCCGCGCTACGGCTCGCTGCTGGTGCCGGCGGTGCGCGCCGCCAGgatccctgctccccagggcgACGGGACCAAGGCCGACCCCGCCAGCGCTACCTCAGCCTGGGCCGGAGCCTTCCACGGGACGCTGGACATCGTGCCCAGCTTCGGGTTTGACGCAG
- the VGLL3 gene encoding transcription cofactor vestigial-like protein 3 isoform X4, protein MRGAAEGAPEQRSLKLAVYNKMQESLEVTLPSKQEEDEKDQPAEMEYLNSRCVLFTYFQGDIGSVVDEHFSRALSQASSFSSDTALPKSKAGLNPLWRESSTISSQRSGFPTSFWTSSYQPPPPPCLSGVHPDFPVTAPGTFPTAEPGSWPGHGLHQSAAPAAPAASEPWPYPLAPQVSPPYAHVHDVYVHHRHHPHVPAGPAHDPRYGSLLVPAVRAARIPAPQGDGTKADPASATSAWAGAFHGTLDIVPSFGFDAGLQHQDKSKETAWF, encoded by the exons ATGCGGGGAGCTGCCGAGGGTGCCCCGGAGCAACGGAGCCTG AAGTTAGCTGTGTACAACAAGATGCAGGAGTCTCTGGAAGTGACCCTCCCCAGCAAGCAAGAGGAGGATGAGAAAGACCAGCCTGCCGAGATGGAGTACCTGAACTCTCGCTGTGTCCTGTTCACTTACTTCCAGGGGGACATTGGTTCAGTGGTGGATGAACACTTCTCGAGAGCCTTGAGCCAAGCCAGTAGCTTCAGTTCAGACACTGCCCTTCCCAAGAGCAAGGCAGGGCTGAATCCTCTGTGGAGAG AAAGCTCAACAATTTCAAGCCAAAGGAGCGGTTTCCCAACCTCATTTTGGACCAGCTCTTAccagcctcctcctccaccctgcTTAAGTGGAGTGCACCCCGATTTCCCCGTGACTGCACCAGGCACCTTCCCCACGGCCGAGCCCGGCAGCTGGCCGGGACACGGCCTTCACCAgagcgccgcgcccgccgcccccgccgcctcTGAGCCGTGGCCCTACCCGCTGGCGCCTCAGGTGAGCCCCCCGTACGCACACGTGCACGACGTGTACGTGCACCACCGCCACCACCCGCACGTgcccgccggcccggcccacGACCCGCGCTACGGCTCGCTGCTGGTGCCGGCGGTGCGCGCCGCCAGgatccctgctccccagggcgACGGGACCAAGGCCGACCCCGCCAGCGCTACCTCAGCCTGGGCCGGAGCCTTCCACGGGACGCTGGACATCGTGCCCAGCTTCGGGTTTGACGCAG
- the VGLL3 gene encoding transcription cofactor vestigial-like protein 3 isoform X3, producing MRGAAEGAPEQRSLKKLAVYNKMQESLEVTLPSKQEEDEKDQPAEMEYLNSRCVLFTYFQGDIGSVVDEHFSRALSQASSFSSDTALPKSKAGLNPLWRESSTISSQRSGFPTSFWTSSYQPPPPPCLSGVHPDFPVTAPGTFPTAEPGSWPGHGLHQSAAPAAPAASEPWPYPLAPQVSPPYAHVHDVYVHHRHHPHVPAGPAHDPRYGSLLVPAVRAARIPAPQGDGTKADPASATSAWAGAFHGTLDIVPSFGFDAGLQHQDKSKETAWF from the exons ATGCGGGGAGCTGCCGAGGGTGCCCCGGAGCAACGGAGCCTG AAGAAGTTAGCTGTGTACAACAAGATGCAGGAGTCTCTGGAAGTGACCCTCCCCAGCAAGCAAGAGGAGGATGAGAAAGACCAGCCTGCCGAGATGGAGTACCTGAACTCTCGCTGTGTCCTGTTCACTTACTTCCAGGGGGACATTGGTTCAGTGGTGGATGAACACTTCTCGAGAGCCTTGAGCCAAGCCAGTAGCTTCAGTTCAGACACTGCCCTTCCCAAGAGCAAGGCAGGGCTGAATCCTCTGTGGAGAG AAAGCTCAACAATTTCAAGCCAAAGGAGCGGTTTCCCAACCTCATTTTGGACCAGCTCTTAccagcctcctcctccaccctgcTTAAGTGGAGTGCACCCCGATTTCCCCGTGACTGCACCAGGCACCTTCCCCACGGCCGAGCCCGGCAGCTGGCCGGGACACGGCCTTCACCAgagcgccgcgcccgccgcccccgccgcctcTGAGCCGTGGCCCTACCCGCTGGCGCCTCAGGTGAGCCCCCCGTACGCACACGTGCACGACGTGTACGTGCACCACCGCCACCACCCGCACGTgcccgccggcccggcccacGACCCGCGCTACGGCTCGCTGCTGGTGCCGGCGGTGCGCGCCGCCAGgatccctgctccccagggcgACGGGACCAAGGCCGACCCCGCCAGCGCTACCTCAGCCTGGGCCGGAGCCTTCCACGGGACGCTGGACATCGTGCCCAGCTTCGGGTTTGACGCAG